ACTGTTGGACTTCCAGCTCGAGGAAAGACTTACATTTCAAAGAAGCTCACTCGCTATTTAAACTGGATTGGTGTGCCAACCAAAGGTAtcaaaacatacatatatatacatatttaaaccagccagttaaaaaaaataatataaataaatatatatattgtcacttcctgttcgctagtgcactttattttttaattaaattttttttttttaacgtttattttaaactaacccacagcattttgttttattttattactcgtgcactgctgtcttgtcgtcTGTTgtcatactgtctactgtcacgcaccaactgccaagtcaaattccttgtatgtctgacatattttgacaataaatgtttcctgatttctgatcatttgtattttattaaattttTCACTTGAAACAGAGTTCAATGTTGGCCAGTACCGGAGGGAGTGTCTGAAGATCTACAGGTCATTTGAGTTCTTCCGTCCAGATAATGAAGAAGGTTTGAGAATCAGACGGTAAGTTCGCTCTGATTGGCCGACCGCGAGCAATGGCGGTTCTCTCCACGATCTCGTCATCTAATGGTGGATATTCCTGTCTAGTCTTTGCACGGTACACTGACTCTGTGCCTGCTGCCCCTCCACAGACAGTGTGCGTTGGCAGCACTCAATGATGTCCGTCAGTACCTGAGTGTCGAAGGAGGACAGGTGGCGGTGAGTCCTTGATTTCATCCCTGGTTATAGGCGGGAAATTAACATTTCAAAACTGAACATCAGAGctgaaaaagtgtttttcacGGCTTTTTCAGGTGTTCGATGCCACAAATACGACAAGAGAAAGGAGAGGAACTATTGTCAAGTTTGCTGAGCAGAATGGCTTCAAGGTGCGTTAACGAAAGCACAGCGTTATTTAAGTGAAGGGCTCACTTTGACCTGATGGTCTCCTAAGTTTACTAGATCACTTTGTCAATGCAGGTGTTTTTTgtggagtctgtgtgtgaggaCCCAGATGTCATTGCACAGAATATCGTGGTAAGCCTTCTCTCTTTTCTATCCAGTACATTAATATCTTTgtcaaagagacaaaaacaacacttcCTTACGCAGGATAGCAGGACATGCTTGTGTTGTAGTCAAAATGCAGGAGCGGTTTACCTTAGAATGTGATCACATGAAGGCTTTTTCATGTAATGGTGCAGCGGACCGAAGAGAACAAACTGGGTCGAAGTGAGAAAGCAGCGTGAGGCTGCCGTCCTCCTCTGTTCTCTGCTGAAATCCTCTCCTTCCGTCTCCACCTTTTGTAGCAAGTGAAGTTGGACAGTCCAGACTACCTCCACTGCAACACAGAGGAGGCCGTTGAGGACTTCATGAAGAGGATCAAGTGTTACGAGTCGTCCTATCAGCCTCTGGACGAGGTCCTGGACAGGTGAGGAAACCTCGGGTGACTTTGATCAGATGGAAACTGAACTCATGGAGATGGCAGGTAGTTGACGGACTGTCTCTCTCCAGGGATCTGTCCTATATAAAGATCATGGACGTGGGCTGCCGCTACCTGGTGAACCGCGTCCTCGACCACATCCAAAGCCGAATTGTCTACTACCTGATGAACATCCACATCACGCCACGCTCCATCTACCTGTGTCGCCACGGGGAGAGCGACCTCAACATCAAGGGGCGGATCGGAGGAGACTCTGGCTTATCGGCCAGAGGAAAAGAGGtacaaacaataacacacaatgtcagcagcaactacaacacagacacatgaagaataaataaatatctaaataGATCGAAtgaaactattattattattatgtgttttGTTGTATTCTAGTACGCCAAAAGTCTGAGGAAATTCATCCAGGAGCAGAAAATCAACGATCTGAAAGTGTGGACCAGTCAGATGAAGAGGACCATCCAGACAGCCGAGTGCCTGGAGGTGCCCTACGAACAATGGAAGTCCCTCAACGAAATCGACGCTGTACGTTGATCCCCGAATTCATCAAAAATACACAACGAATCTGTTTACTCAAGCTAAGCGCACACTGTCCCCTCTTCTCTTCCAAGGGGGTGTGTGAGGAAATGAGGTACGAGGAGATTCAGGAGCACTTCCCTCTGGAGTTTGCTCTCAGAGACCAAGACAAGTACCGCTACCGCTATCCTAAAGGAGAGGTGAGGACGCGCCGCTCCCTCGTGTCTCCATCCGTCAGGGGTGAATGGGTTTGTCTCCCGCGGACAGTGAGTCTCTGATCgctctgtgcttctccttcaGTCCTACGAGGACCTGGTGCAGCGACTGGAGCCAGTGATCATGGAGTTGGAGAGACAGGAGAACGTTCTGGTGGTTTGTCACCAGGCCGTCATGCGTTGTCTTCTGGCATATTTCCTGGACAAGACTGCAGGTATGAAGGACGTGCAGGCGGCTATGTGaacacagttgtgtgtgtgtgtgagcattttCTGATTGTTTGCTAATTCATGATGTGCATGATGATACGTTTTTAAACTGGAATTACCACCACGCCTCTCAACCAGTCTCAAATTGTAAGATGCAGGACACGTTGTTCTGCTACATaactctctgtctcttcctctgcagatgAGTTGCCTTATCTTAAGTGTCCTTTGCACACAGTATTGAAGTTGACCCCCATGGCTTACGGTGAGTCTAGGCTTGTTTTCATATTTAGTATTGACAATTTCTACTCCACATTAAGCCCAAATGCATCCATATTTTTTGCAGAATAATTTTGACTGAATCAAGAGGATAACGCTCACGTCTAATTTTCTATTCAAAATGaatttgtttttccctttctcAGGATGTAAAGTGGAGTCCGTCTGTTTAGGCGTGGactctgtgaacacacacagagaccgaCCGGAGGTAGGTGTCCCAGGCAGCACACAGAAATGTCCGTCAGTGGACGACGTAGACAACTTCAGCCCACCTCAGGGGTGATTCACCTCCAGTTAGATACGCTGTGTGACGGTTTTTAATGCTTTAGAGGCGCATTGTACGAGTTCCATCGCATTTAGTGTGTATGTCCCTTCTAACGATGTCCTGCTGATCCGTCCGTCTCTTCCAATTGCACCGAGAATGTAAGAATCATTCACTCCTGCCAGTGACCCCTGACTGCAATCAAGACAGCTGTGACTGTTGACAGTGCTACCTCGGCCTTTATTTGCtttctttggggttttcttgtCTATTTTTGTCTAAATTCAGAAATGCTGCAAATTACACAGAACAAAGTGGGGAAAAATCAAACTAAATATTCACTGAATAGAAACAGGTCTTAAAGGCTCAAGGTGACAGTTGCGTATCTGTTCGCTGTCTGCCTCAACGCAACCGGCCTTCTTCCGCCACGTCTTGGTGCACCCACGGGTGTCGACAATAAGACTACGTCCATATTGTATGCACAGTATTGGTTTATTTAGAAAAGCGCTATGTAAAATTAAAgtattattatatatgtttTTACTAGTTCCTGTGCATTTCGTTTGATTTGGCTTCTTCGTAGTGGCTCCATAACTGGAATCCCAAAACGGGGCCGatcactgctgtgtttgtgtgtccaaatGTGCTGttatatttgttttggtttgtgttcGAGCTTGAGCTTTAAATTGCTGTTTGAGACTAGAATCAGGTTTGTGTTTGGGTCCAAATCGATGGTGAATTATGGAGGAAAATGACAACAATTACATGCcttttttatgctttttaaaaCAGTCTTTAAATACTGTGAATGATTTAGCattgttttgatgttgttttttgttactATTTGTATGCAAGTGACTTACATTTAACCGTAACATACATGTTGATGCATATGACGCagattgaaatatattttttattaactcCTTGTTAACTCTTGTTTACTGCTTAAATGTTAAGGCTTAATCTACAATGCCACTAAACCTCCATTTCAAGATGTTTGCTGTTCACCATAAAATAATCACTATTATTGTCAAACTGGTATTTGGTTAATTTGCATGTTTTAATCATTTcatcaattaaatgttttagtttgtgAAGGTCattgtaaatataaaaatgtaagaTTTTAAGACTAATTATCTTACTTTTGATGGTGAATACATAAATGATCAGTTAATTTGTCTCAGACAACAACTTATGTGTTAAACTACtgtctaaatgttttaaatgtttactttgACTTTGTCGTATTTTCTTCTTATTATAttgcaccaagtcaaattcctctatgtgtatcatatgtggcaataaatggcttgtGATTGTGATTCGGGGGTTTGAGTAGACTTGGTTTCATTAAAGCAGTAAGTAATGTTTGAATTGTGATCTATAATAAAATATTGACTTCTGCTTTTCCTCAACtgtggtgtagtggttgtcaATGAGGGGGAGAACTTTTAGCTAGATGTGTTCCAATGGCTTTGTCTCATGGGAGGGTTCACTGTAAACcaaagaagaggggggggtgtgtgtgtttatgcatgcATGTACCCTGCATgcatgcataaacacacacacattttaggtGGTTCTCTGACAATGTAAATCTAAATTTCATACGCAATAGTTCCATTCATATATTCTAGAAACACCGCACGAAAGCAGGAATTGTGACTTAATTATAGTTTTGTTACAGCTATTGATGCCAGGGGAGTATTCTATATGGTGATACAGATTGAAATGAATATGTACATGTGAGATACGTGATGCAGGATTGTAACTTGGTCCTTCTGTCCTCACTGTTTCAGAATGTGAAAGTGCAGCGCTCCACTGAAGACGCTCTGCAGACGGTCCCAGCTCACCTCTGAAATCCTGCACTTCCTGCTTCAGCTGTGACCCTGTCGGACTTTCTGTTCGGACCTCTGAACGATGCTCTCCTACTGCCCGGACTGAAACTGAAATGCACTTTCACTAACTAATCGATTTTTACGTGTTTGTTCTGTAGCTCAACTTCTAGTGAAGGAAGCTAGAGGAAAATGCCAATATTTTTGATAACTGTCTACTTCTATTGTTGCAATAATATTCCCTTCATTTTCAGCACCTTTTCCatgattatatttaatattttctgtATATTGTGCACCATGTATACTGCCATATGCTCCCAGTGTTTCTGAAGATTTTacagcaagaaaaagaaaaagtacccTAACCTTGAAAAACACTTCAAGAAACTGTAACAATACTTTAAGTTAAGATGCTTTTTCCTTAAATCCACAGTTTCCCTAAAGAAACTCAACGTTTTGATTCTTATAACTGTTTTTCTCTGCTATTTGTCAAATTATAAAGAACGATTCAACAATTGTGATTGTCTCTACTCTGcgtaaacaaaaataatataaatcttAGAAATTACGATAAAATCTATTTGCCACATGGGATGGAAATAGCATTGTAAATGCAAATGATTTGTGTATGTAGCTCATGTTCTGAAATTAGAAATCTTTGGATGTGGTCCTTCCTTTTATTGTCTTCAAACCAAAAAAGAAGTTAGTGTGGACTTTGTGGGGGACTGTTTATAGGACGTACAGTGAAATGTTTTGCAAATCTGCAGTAATGAGTCACTTAATTCGGCGGCATTTGAACGATTTTCTCTTTCAAATGGATGCCTGCCTGATGCTGTGCACACGGTTGTTTCATGTACATTGTGTGTATTTTACTGTATGTCAGTGTTTTGAGAACTGTAGACATACTGTAATGTTATACATTTGATATTGTATATAACTGTTCAGAAAATATAATTACAAATGCCTTGTTTGTCTCAAGCTGTCAATCTGAATAAACCTATGTTTGGGTTTAAGAACTGTTGCATGCTTCATAAAAAGATAAGTAATATAacttatatataactatatatataactggaagaactggacattctcctgtctaatttccccgaaaagggacctccgctcatcctcctgggtgacttcaacatccagacagagaagtcatctgacctcttacacctactctcttccttcgctctgtcactcagtccctctcctcctactcacaaagccggcaatcaccttgactacatctttactagaaactgctctaccactaacctctctgtaactccacttcatgtgtctgatcacttcttcatctcttactcccttccactctctataactaacaaacctccctcattgactaactccataccggctcgtcgcaacattcgctccctctctccctcctcgctggcatcctctgttctatcagccctcccttcaactgattccttctcactcttgcatccaaacgctgctgcagagtctctcctctcaactctttcctcctctctagactctctctgccctcttacgacacgacggactggcaaatcccctccggctccgtggctgtctcaaccggtccgtgccatgagagccaccatgcgagcgtcggaaaggaaatggcgtaaatataaacgacctgaggacctgctcgaatttcaatctctcctctcctcattttctgcttctatctctgctgccaaaagctccttctaccaatccaaaatcgaatcctcattctctaaccccaataaactcttctcgatcttctccaatctcctcgaaccccctacccctcctcccccctccacccttcttccgggagactttgtcaactacttcgccaagaaaatagctgacatacgctcctccttctcaaacccacctcctacttctcgcgtcccaccgacctcacctctttcgccctcacttccctctttcaccgccctctctcctaaccaaattcttaccctagtaacctctgcccgtccgaccacctgccctcttgaccccattccatcacatcttctacaatctattgcacctgaccttcttccgttcctcacctgtctcatcaacaacgctctgatatctggctgttttcccaattctctgaaggaggcaagagtcaaccctctcctgaagaaacccaccctcaacccttctgaagaaaacaactacagaccggtctctcttcttccctttttgtccaaaacccttgaacgtgctatctttaatcaactctcctcttatctccactgtaacaacctccttgacccccaccagtcaggtttcaaggcagaccactctacagagactgctctccttgctgtctctgagcaactccacactgctagagctgcctctctctcctctgtcctcatccttctggacctttctgctgcatttgacacggtcaaccaccagatccttatttcctcccttcaggaacttggtgtcacaggctctgctctctcccttctctcgtcctacctcgatggtcgcacctaccgggtaacctggcgaggatctgtgtcggaaccttgtcctcttactactggagttcctcagggttccgtgctgggtcccctcctgttttcgctttacacaaactctcttggcgctgtcattcgctcgcatggcttctcttaccacagctatgccgatgacacccaactaattctctcctttcctcactcggacacccaggtggcggctcggatctctgcctgtctaactgacatctctcagtggatgtctgcccatccatccatccattgtcaaaccgcttatcctgcacacagggtcgcgggggggctggagtccatcccagccaacttcgggcgatagacagggtacatcctggattggtcgccagccaatcgcaggactacacagagacatacaaccattcacactcacgttcacacatctacgggcaatttagagtcaccaattaacctgatccccagagcatgtctttggactgtgggaggaagccggagaacccggagagaacccacgcagacacggggagaacatgcagactccacacagaaaggccactgggcggaatcgaacccaggaccttcttgctgtgaggcaacggtgctaaccaccacgccaccgtgccgcccggaTGTCTGCCctccatctgaaaatcaaccccgacaagactgaactacttctctttcccggaaaagattcgcttacccaggacctgacagtcaactttgggaactccgtactaacgcccacctcgaccgctaagaacctcggcgtcacactcgacagccaactctccctgactcccaacattgccgcgacaacgcgatcctgtagatacacgctctacaatatcagaagaatacgtccccttctcactcagaaggcagcgcaggtactgattcaggctcttgtcatctcccgcctggactactgtaactccctcctggcaggtctccctgccaccgccattcgacctctgcagctcattcagaatgcagcagctcgactggtcttcaaccttccgaaattctcccacactactccactcctccgctctcttcactggctaccggtggctgcccgcatccagttcaaaacattggtgctcacgtaccatgctgtgaatggatcgggtccagcttacatccaggacatggtcaaaccctacaccccaacccgcactctccgctctgcatctgcaaaactactcgtccctccctcactgagagcaaaacactcgactaggtctcgactcttcgctgtccttgcgccgaaatggtggaacgagctctctgaagacaccaggatcGCAgaaagccttcacatcttccgccgcaaactaaagacacacctcttcagactctacctcgactaaagactaacaaattgtagcacttaaattgtacttgtaacgtcactcatctatagcaaattgtaaattggcttatttgaggaaattgcactttcttgtttcttgttctcctgagtttgtaccctatggttgaatgcacttattgtacgtcgctttggataaaagcgtcagctaaatgacatgtaatgtaatgtaatgtaataactaaatCCAGGGTTTACTGCTCCATCAGAGTGCATTTTTATGCAGACTTTGGTCACGTAAATGACCCACTATTCATGGCAACGTGACCTCAAACACAAGGTAACAGGTGGAAACATGGAGAAACAGGATGGCAGACGGGTGTTCTCTCTGTTCAAATTTTATTCTTTATGGagttgtctgaaaaaaaaaagtcaatcgaCAATTTTAAATCCTCTTATTTTGTGAGTAAATCAGagtaaaaagttaaaataaacacAGTTGTCGTGGTAACGTGATATGTTGAAGCAAAGTGCTGTCCTAATTATGTCCACGCCAGTTTCAAGCCCTTGAGATCTCTGACATGCAGCAATCTGCAGGTGACGTCAGTAATTGTCTGAGGATTCAGGTTCCGATGAAGTAACGCGGAACGCTCGAGAGTGAAGTAACACGTGTTAACATTTAATGTTAGCATCATGTCCAAAATGAGTCAATAAAAAGTcgtttgaaattaaaataaaaacagtcacACTATCATTTACAACATTCTATCAATGGAAGCATAGAACAGGATGTCGAGGATATGAAGCAAGAGAACACgtcaaaaaagtcaaaatatattaGATGTCATAAAAGGATATCGTATAGTATCTGAGAAAGAACATCATGAAAAAAGTCTTCAGCTGTGAAAATCTCAATACATCTTTAACGTTTGTGGTAGAGAGCAAGTTGCTGTTGATGCTTCATGACGTAAAAAACTCACAGTACAAAGAATgatgctttttatttatattcaccTTCAGCaagtatatttatttgaattattattatagggtTTTTTCTGTGGACTTTTGTACTGGTACAAGAAACATGCCACCAATTGATTGCCCTCGTTGTTAAAGGTTGGTCATAACAAAACAttgataaattaaattaattttcatataatatatatatttttaaaaaatcttaCCCTGTGCTCATGAATATTGATATGAATAGCTGTTTAAAGGTCAGGCTCAGACTTCTAAACGCAGAAATGAACATCTTATGAATATGAATTATGTACAAAATCCATATTTTTGAGCAAAAGGTGTTAAAGTTTAAAGGGTAAAAGCCAATTTGCCAGTACATCTCTACTGCCTCCCTTTTGTTTCTCAACTTCTCATGGTTGATGAGATCTCCTCCTTTCTGCTTTGCGATGTGAAAGCTCCACAGTGATAGCAAAGTTTTTGGAAAAGAAATGTATTCCGTTGTTTTCTCGCTTTCAGAACTGcaagagtaaaagaaaaaacaataacatatcCCTAAAAACAGcacaatgtataaataaatccaAGCACTTGCATTCAAAACACGGACGCTGAAGTAAAAATAATGCAAAGACTGAACCACTTGTGCATGAGGCTGCATCCCTGCCGGCATTGAAAGACTGAAAAAGTACAACTTACATTTTTGAGGAACTCCTCTGCGACAATACGAGCCCTGGCGTTGACGGACAGCTTCATTTCACTGATCTCCTTGTCAATTTCCTCCATGAAATGAATGACATAGTCAaccagtttgtgtttgtacatCTGCTCCGTGTGAAAGTTGGTGATGAGAAAACTGATGTCGTAGCCCTGCGAAATGAAGATTAAGAAATTACAGCAATAACTTATGCAAAGGTTCCCTTAACATTTTaggtgaaaaaaatatatatggtgaaaaaaatatatatgttccCACATTTCCTCCTACACGGCTCCGTTGAGCAGTTTTCCATAATTGAATAAGAATGTGTGGGGATTCTGTTAATGTGACACACTTTCAACGTGCACTTACGTCCACAGGTTTCCTCCTCAGGATGAAGAAGTTCTCTGCTCTCATCATCATGAAACGCATGAATTTATGGCACAGAATCTTCTCAATCTCATCTGCCTGCAGCAGAATATTTAAAATTGGTCAGGATTAGAGATATAGTTCTAATCCGTACATCCATCATCTGGAACGCCAAATGCTCAACGACCGACCTGCTTGACAGCGATGCTGACTCTGACAGAGTTGATGGAGCCCTCAATCAGGACTTTCTCCTTGTCATTTCGGCTGATGACCACAGGCTGGAGGAGCAACTCTTTACTACTTCTGGAagtgagagaaacacacacaatcccctTCGTTCACACTACTACGAGTCCACTGGCGGCTGAAGCTGGATCGCAGATTTCATGCACTGCTGGCTGTTGTTCACCGCTCCAAAGTCGACTCACCGCACTTCCACCTCTGGCTTGTTGTGTCTCTCCACCACTTGCGAGGAGAAGTTCTCCAGGCAGAGGGCGGCCTGCAAGGTCGCACGAACCGCATTGAGGTATGGGCGCAAAGTAGCCGTCTGAGGAGCAGAGCGAGAAAGTGTATGAGAAACGTCTGGATCTACAGGAAGAAGTACGTTTGCTGCAAACATATTGGAATTCCTGTAAAAAAACAGGCTCAAACACTTCACCTGATCACAGAATAGAGTATCAGGACATTGGCGTTCTCACGGTGGTTCACTTGACCCAACCAGGAACCATCTCAACTCCTCGGTGCACGAAAAAGTGAATTCTACTATCAACGGGGAACACTGATCACGAAGAGGAAATCCTGAGGCTTGGATACTAAGTGATATATTTTACCTACATGTACAATACAAGTTGGcccaacttaaaaaaaatattctgtctgttgtatttataaaatgttATAGCCACTTAAACACGATCAACAATATCAATTAAATGTCATGGCTACCAGTCTCATTTTTACCATGCAGCCAGGTTTAAGAAAATTGGACTCGGATTAATGTGGTAATATGTAACAATATTGTCTGTCCTGGCAGCAGAAGAACGCGTGTGTGCACAAAAGTCTGTGTATGTTTGCATGCTGGTCTGTTCTTTGGTATTTTAAAAGGATCAACTTGTGTGCCGTGTACATGTAGGCTACAGAATGCAGACTATTGATGGACTTGCATATGCAGTTATGTtgcagccttattccaaaattaattaaatcattttattcccATAAAATTCTACACTTGAGTGAAAAAAAACTTGATCAAAATTggttcaaattaaaaataaagaacggaaATATAACGTGTTGGAAGAAGGcggtaaaataacaaaatgtagaaaaagcGAAGCCCGGTTAATCCTGCactgcgcgtgcgtgtgcacatgcatgttgtatatttatttatggaaGTGTTGTGTCTACAGACCGACTAGTGTTTTATCTTGTATCCCTCTCGTGTGATGAATGATTTCAGCTCCTTCTCCAAACACAGTTGAAAGGTTGTTTCTGACAGCTGCGGACCCGGTTTGTCACCCGATGTGGGTCCACAATCAGCATCTTTCTACGTGACATGCCGACGTGGTATAATCACACACGTCGTTATAATAATCATGTTCATTGCCATCTGAATAAACAACGGAAAAGGAGAATACATATTCTAATACATCGCATGGGCTTGAAAACAGAGCAGCTAACGCGAGCCTGCTAGCTAACGGTCTGCTAAGCTAACGCCAGCTAGCTGAAAGGAGCCCCGCGGCTTCCTGCTCGGACGGGCCGTAATGCGGACTGGACTTCTTCTCGACACGGTCAGATGTATCAACTGTGTTACGTTACATTGCGTGTAATTAACGTTACTCTTACCATTGCTCTGTGTGAGGAGACGCGGCTGAAGGCGGAAGTAGCTGCACTTGTagttcagttgttttttttgcgtgAAAATACCGGAACTCAGTTCTGCCTCGGAGGGGTTTTCTGGTGACGAGGTTTTAGACGAGAAACATCGGCATTTCaacgttttaaaaatgtaacatttaattTAGGTGAATCAGCATTTCATGTTATGAAAAGGTCTTCTTTGATACGCTGACGAAAAAGGCGTAAAAAAAACCCCGGCATTTAGTCCATATTGTGCACTTTTGTTTAGTGCCTTGACGGAAGTCTCTCAAGTAACTCCGATAAAGTCGTGATGGGGAAATTCTGGATTATTAGTAACATCAGACTACGTGATCGCCAAATGTGTGCAGAGAGGAATAATGAAATGAAGGGATTGTCCATATATGCAAGTGGATTCTTTATATTgcaagagacaaacaaacattgagACACGTAATCGTACATCATTGATATATTCAAGAGTTTTATTATTTGACATCCCAATTTTCCTTGACAACATTGTTGGCATTGCAGTGATTCGTTTCCAATAAAGAGAAGGAGTAATACCAGGGCAAAACGTTGGAACTTTTCTTTAAACGGAAGAGAACTCATCCATTTAAATTTAATCCATCTGCCATTAACCATCTATACACCGGAATGCACAATCCGT
The Gasterosteus aculeatus chromosome 17, fGasAcu3.hap1.1, whole genome shotgun sequence DNA segment above includes these coding regions:
- the arpc4 gene encoding actin-related protein 2/3 complex subunit 4; translated protein: MTATLRPYLNAVRATLQAALCLENFSSQVVERHNKPEVEVRSSKELLLQPVVISRNDKEKVLIEGSINSVRVSIAVKQADEIEKILCHKFMRFMMMRAENFFILRRKPVDGYDISFLITNFHTEQMYKHKLVDYVIHFMEEIDKEISEMKLSVNARARIVAEEFLKNF
- the pfkfb4b gene encoding 6-phosphofructo-2-kinase/fructose-2,6-bisphosphatase 4b isoform X1, giving the protein MLDNEEFILDAYPRELTQNPLKKIWMPCRNAHIAHRRVCMTNCPTLIVTVGLPARGKTYISKKLTRYLNWIGVPTKEFNVGQYRRECLKIYRSFEFFRPDNEEGLRIRRQCALAALNDVRQYLSVEGGQVAVFDATNTTRERRGTIVKFAEQNGFKVFFVESVCEDPDVIAQNIVQVKLDSPDYLHCNTEEAVEDFMKRIKCYESSYQPLDEVLDRDLSYIKIMDVGCRYLVNRVLDHIQSRIVYYLMNIHITPRSIYLCRHGESDLNIKGRIGGDSGLSARGKEYAKSLRKFIQEQKINDLKVWTSQMKRTIQTAECLEVPYEQWKSLNEIDAGVCEEMRYEEIQEHFPLEFALRDQDKYRYRYPKGESYEDLVQRLEPVIMELERQENVLVVCHQAVMRCLLAYFLDKTADELPYLKCPLHTVLKLTPMAYGCKVESVCLGVDSVNTHRDRPEVGVPGSTQKCPSVDDVDNFSPPQG
- the pfkfb4b gene encoding 6-phosphofructo-2-kinase/fructose-2,6-bisphosphatase 4b isoform X3, with the translated sequence MRGGCRPRHTRDRAVCMTNCPTLIVTVGLPARGKTYISKKLTRYLNWIGVPTKEFNVGQYRRECLKIYRSFEFFRPDNEEGLRIRRQCALAALNDVRQYLSVEGGQVAVFDATNTTRERRGTIVKFAEQNGFKVFFVESVCEDPDVIAQNIVQVKLDSPDYLHCNTEEAVEDFMKRIKCYESSYQPLDEVLDRDLSYIKIMDVGCRYLVNRVLDHIQSRIVYYLMNIHITPRSIYLCRHGESDLNIKGRIGGDSGLSARGKEYAKSLRKFIQEQKINDLKVWTSQMKRTIQTAECLEVPYEQWKSLNEIDAGVCEEMRYEEIQEHFPLEFALRDQDKYRYRYPKGESYEDLVQRLEPVIMELERQENVLVVCHQAVMRCLLAYFLDKTADELPYLKCPLHTVLKLTPMAYGCKVESVCLGVDSVNTHRDRPEVGVPGSTQKCPSVDDVDNFSPPQG
- the pfkfb4b gene encoding 6-phosphofructo-2-kinase/fructose-2,6-bisphosphatase 4b isoform X2; its protein translation is MLDNEEFILDAYPRELTQNPLKKIWMPCRNAHIAHRRVCMTNCPTLIVTVGLPARGKTYISKKLTRYLNWIGVPTKEFNVGQYRRECLKIYRSFEFFRPDNEEGLRIRRQCALAALNDVRQYLSVEGGQVAVFDATNTTRERRGTIVKFAEQNGFKVFFVESVCEDPDVIAQNIVQVKLDSPDYLHCNTEEAVEDFMKRIKCYESSYQPLDEVLDRDLSYIKIMDVGCRYLVNRVLDHIQSRIVYYLMNIHITPRSIYLCRHGESDLNIKGRIGGDSGLSARGKEYAKSLRKFIQEQKINDLKVWTSQMKRTIQTAECLEVPYEQWKSLNEIDAGVCEEMRYEEIQEHFPLEFALRDQDKYRYRYPKGESYEDLVQRLEPVIMELERQENVLVVCHQAVMRCLLAYFLDKTADELPYLKCPLHTVLKLTPMAYGCKVESVCLGVDSVNTHRDRPENVKVQRSTEDALQTVPAHL
- the pfkfb4b gene encoding 6-phosphofructo-2-kinase/fructose-2,6-bisphosphatase 4b isoform X4, whose amino-acid sequence is MRGGCRPRHTRDRAVCMTNCPTLIVTVGLPARGKTYISKKLTRYLNWIGVPTKEFNVGQYRRECLKIYRSFEFFRPDNEEGLRIRRQCALAALNDVRQYLSVEGGQVAVFDATNTTRERRGTIVKFAEQNGFKVFFVESVCEDPDVIAQNIVQVKLDSPDYLHCNTEEAVEDFMKRIKCYESSYQPLDEVLDRDLSYIKIMDVGCRYLVNRVLDHIQSRIVYYLMNIHITPRSIYLCRHGESDLNIKGRIGGDSGLSARGKEYAKSLRKFIQEQKINDLKVWTSQMKRTIQTAECLEVPYEQWKSLNEIDAGVCEEMRYEEIQEHFPLEFALRDQDKYRYRYPKGESYEDLVQRLEPVIMELERQENVLVVCHQAVMRCLLAYFLDKTADELPYLKCPLHTVLKLTPMAYGCKVESVCLGVDSVNTHRDRPENVKVQRSTEDALQTVPAHL